In Deltaproteobacteria bacterium, the following proteins share a genomic window:
- a CDS encoding type II toxin-antitoxin system prevent-host-death family antitoxin, whose protein sequence is MAVRANIHEAKTRFSELLERAHKGEEVIIAKAGKPYARLVPIVEPVERKAGAFRGQISGDVLGPVGSDDTDWG, encoded by the coding sequence ATGGCCGTACGGGCGAACATCCATGAAGCGAAGACGCGGTTCTCGGAGTTGCTGGAGCGTGCGCACAAGGGGGAGGAGGTCATCATCGCCAAAGCCGGGAAACCCTACGCGCGGCTCGTCCCGATCGTCGAACCCGTCGAGCGGAAAGCTGGTGCGTTCCGCGGGCAGATCTCGGGTGACGTGCTCGGACCTGTCGGCTCGGACGATACGGACTGGGGATGA
- the acs gene encoding acetate--CoA ligase, whose amino-acid sequence MASGTDIESVLKEQRVFTCDPAFAAQAHVKSAEEYDALYRRSTQDPEAFWAEVGRELSWVTEPTKTLEWNCPDAKWFVGGRINLSTNCLDRHLTTARRNKAAIVWEGEPGDTRVLTYQMLHTEVCRFAAALKRIGVHKGDRVAIYLPMIPEAAIAMLACARLGATHSVVFGGFSAEALRDRINDAQARFVITADGGWRRGAVVALKDAVDAAVEETPSIERVVVVKRTGTPVKMNRRRDLWWDELVEGVPAVCEAEPVDSEHPLFILYTSGTTGKPKGVVHSTAGYLAHVYLTTKLVFDLRDEDIYWCTADIGWVTGHSYVVYGPLASGATTFMYEGAPNQPQPDRFWDIIERYKVNILYTAPTAIRTFTRWGDEWPQRHDLSSLRLLGTVGEPINPEAWTWYRRVIGGERCPVVDTWWQTETGGILITPLPGAVPAKPGSCTKPFPGIVPEVVNREGKPVGPNEGGYLVIKQPWPGMLRTVWGDHERFVQQYWSQIDGMYFTGDGARRDEDGYFWVMGRIDDVVNVSGHRLGTMEIESALVSHPRVTEAAVVGRPDDLKGEALAAFVTLAAGSKADDALKKELREHVGKEIGAFAKPDDIRFTDALPKTRSGKIMRRLLRDLAAGKESVGDTTTLEDFSVLAKLREEDE is encoded by the coding sequence ATGGCGTCTGGCACCGACATCGAGTCCGTACTCAAGGAGCAGCGCGTCTTCACCTGCGATCCCGCGTTCGCGGCGCAGGCGCATGTGAAGAGCGCCGAGGAGTACGACGCCCTCTACCGGCGGTCGACGCAGGATCCGGAGGCGTTCTGGGCCGAGGTGGGACGGGAGCTCAGCTGGGTCACCGAGCCGACCAAGACCCTCGAGTGGAACTGCCCCGACGCCAAGTGGTTCGTCGGCGGACGCATCAACCTCTCGACCAACTGCCTCGACCGGCACCTCACGACCGCGCGACGCAACAAGGCGGCGATCGTCTGGGAGGGCGAGCCCGGCGACACCCGGGTGCTGACGTATCAGATGCTGCACACCGAGGTGTGCCGCTTCGCCGCCGCCCTGAAGCGCATCGGCGTCCACAAGGGCGATCGCGTCGCCATCTATCTGCCCATGATCCCCGAGGCCGCGATCGCGATGCTCGCGTGCGCGCGGCTCGGCGCCACGCACTCGGTCGTGTTCGGCGGGTTCAGCGCGGAGGCGCTTCGCGACCGGATCAACGACGCGCAGGCGCGCTTCGTCATCACCGCCGACGGCGGCTGGCGGCGCGGCGCCGTCGTGGCGCTGAAGGACGCGGTCGATGCGGCGGTCGAGGAGACCCCGTCGATCGAGCGCGTGGTCGTGGTGAAGCGCACCGGCACGCCGGTCAAGATGAATCGCCGCCGCGACCTCTGGTGGGACGAGCTCGTCGAGGGCGTGCCGGCCGTTTGCGAGGCCGAGCCGGTCGACAGCGAGCATCCGCTCTTCATCCTCTACACGAGCGGCACCACCGGGAAGCCGAAGGGCGTCGTGCACTCGACCGCGGGCTACCTCGCGCACGTCTATCTCACGACGAAGCTCGTCTTCGACCTCAGGGACGAGGACATCTACTGGTGCACCGCCGACATCGGCTGGGTGACCGGGCACAGCTACGTCGTGTACGGCCCGCTCGCGAGCGGCGCCACGACGTTCATGTACGAGGGCGCGCCGAACCAGCCGCAGCCCGACCGCTTCTGGGACATCATCGAGCGCTACAAGGTCAACATCCTGTACACCGCGCCGACGGCGATCCGGACCTTCACGCGCTGGGGCGACGAGTGGCCGCAGAGGCACGACCTCTCGAGCCTGCGCCTGCTCGGCACCGTCGGCGAGCCGATCAACCCCGAGGCCTGGACCTGGTACCGGCGTGTGATCGGCGGCGAGCGCTGCCCGGTCGTCGACACCTGGTGGCAGACCGAGACCGGCGGCATCCTCATCACGCCGCTTCCGGGCGCCGTGCCCGCGAAACCGGGCTCGTGCACGAAACCCTTCCCCGGCATCGTCCCCGAGGTCGTGAACCGCGAGGGCAAGCCGGTCGGGCCGAACGAGGGCGGCTACCTCGTCATCAAGCAGCCCTGGCCCGGCATGCTGCGGACGGTGTGGGGCGACCACGAGCGCTTCGTCCAGCAGTACTGGAGCCAGATCGACGGCATGTACTTCACCGGCGACGGCGCGCGTCGCGACGAGGACGGCTACTTCTGGGTGATGGGCCGCATCGACGACGTCGTGAACGTCTCGGGCCATCGGCTCGGCACGATGGAGATCGAGAGCGCGCTGGTCTCGCACCCGCGCGTGACCGAGGCCGCCGTGGTCGGCCGACCCGACGACCTGAAGGGCGAGGCGCTCGCGGCGTTCGTGACGCTCGCGGCCGGCAGCAAGGCCGACGACGCGCTGAAGAAAGAGCTCCGCGAGCACGTCGGCAAGGAGATCGGCGCCTTCGCGAAGCCCGACGACATCCGCTTCACCGACGCGCTCCCGAAGACCCGGAGCGGCAAGATCATGCGGCGGCTCCTGCGCGACCTCGCCGCCGGCAAGGAGAGCGTCGGCGACACCACGACGCTCGAGGACTTCTCGGTGCTCGCGAAGCTCCGCGAGGAAGACGAGTAG
- a CDS encoding type II toxin-antitoxin system VapC family toxin: MSAYLLDTCALLWWMADAPELGRAARRVIESPRNTTAVSAASLWEIAIKRRRGRLSGVDSYLARHQELHKKWGFMTVAIEADDAVAAGSLSLPHDDPFDRMLIVQARRLEARLVTCDDAITRHVDACVW; this comes from the coding sequence ATGAGCGCGTACCTCCTCGATACCTGCGCGCTCCTTTGGTGGATGGCTGATGCGCCCGAGCTCGGCAGGGCCGCGCGACGGGTGATCGAGAGTCCGCGGAATACGACGGCGGTTTCGGCGGCATCCTTGTGGGAGATCGCGATCAAGCGCCGGCGCGGTCGACTGAGCGGAGTCGACAGCTACCTTGCCCGCCACCAAGAGCTCCATAAGAAGTGGGGTTTCATGACCGTCGCCATCGAGGCGGACGACGCCGTCGCGGCGGGATCCCTGAGCCTGCCCCACGACGATCCGTTCGACCGGATGCTGATCGTGCAGGCCCGCCGGCTCGAAGCCAGGCTCGTCACCTGCGACGACGCGATCACTCGGCACGTCGATGCTTGCGTGTGGTGA
- a CDS encoding RidA family protein has product MERRIINPWTWQDAMGFVQAMELGPAKRTLVCSGQTSVDANGAPLHAGDMAAQLRQAVANLETVLVAGGFDLTDVVRLNYYTTDIDAFMQGAAAGGLMRLAEASCRPASTLLGVARLFHPALMVEIEATAMK; this is encoded by the coding sequence ATGGAACGACGCATCATCAATCCGTGGACGTGGCAGGACGCGATGGGTTTCGTGCAGGCCATGGAGCTCGGCCCCGCGAAGCGCACGCTCGTCTGCTCGGGACAAACCTCGGTGGACGCCAACGGCGCCCCGCTGCACGCCGGCGACATGGCCGCCCAGCTCCGGCAGGCCGTCGCGAACCTCGAGACGGTGCTCGTCGCGGGCGGCTTCGACCTCACCGATGTCGTGCGCCTGAACTACTACACGACCGACATCGACGCTTTCATGCAGGGTGCCGCCGCCGGCGGGCTCATGCGCCTCGCCGAGGCGAGCTGCCGGCCCGCGTCGACGCTCCTCGGCGTCGCCCGGCTCTTCCACCCGGCTCTCATGGTCGAGATCGAAGCGACCGCGATGAAGTAG
- a CDS encoding cysteine--tRNA ligase codes for MPLVLHDTLSGKQEPLRPLVPGKVGLYVCGVTVYDRCHVGHARSLVFFDTMVRYLRFAGYDVKFVRNITDIDDKIIKRAAEETIPSEELASRYIGTFRADVAALGCLQPDIEPRATDHIPEMLDLIAKLEQRGIAYASGGDVYCSVGKIKDYGKLSKRKLDELIAGARVEVGERKREGLDFALWKAAKPGEPFWESPWGPGRPGWHLECSAMSTKYLGQPFDLHGGGEDLIFPHHENEIAQSEGATGTPFVKRWIHHAFVRINEEKMSKSLGNFLTIEEILKRVPSEALRSFLVSTHYRSPVDFSDQSLLDAQRACARLHETLARVEEKLGGNVTVPRGGERAPEVASLPASVRPFHEQFVAAMDDDLNSARALGVVFDEVREINRLLDAGAQTPAIAEHHANFARLGGVLGVLRHPAASYLEAEKGRHLAGAGIEPAEIERLIAERGAARKAKDFKRGDAIRDELLARGVVLKDGAGGTTWSVVQS; via the coding sequence ATGCCCCTCGTCCTCCACGACACGCTCAGCGGCAAGCAAGAGCCCCTGCGCCCGCTCGTTCCGGGCAAGGTCGGGCTCTACGTCTGCGGCGTCACCGTCTACGACCGCTGCCACGTCGGCCACGCGCGCTCGCTCGTCTTCTTCGACACGATGGTGCGCTACCTCCGCTTCGCGGGCTACGACGTGAAGTTCGTCCGCAACATCACCGACATCGACGACAAGATCATCAAGCGCGCCGCCGAGGAGACCATCCCGTCCGAGGAGCTCGCCTCGCGCTACATCGGGACCTTCCGCGCCGACGTCGCCGCGCTCGGCTGCTTGCAGCCCGACATCGAGCCGCGCGCGACCGACCACATCCCGGAGATGCTCGACCTGATCGCGAAGCTCGAGCAGCGCGGCATCGCCTACGCCTCCGGGGGCGACGTCTACTGCTCGGTCGGCAAGATCAAGGACTACGGCAAGCTCTCGAAGCGGAAGCTCGACGAGCTGATCGCCGGGGCGCGGGTCGAGGTCGGCGAGCGGAAGCGCGAGGGGCTCGACTTCGCGCTCTGGAAGGCGGCGAAGCCGGGCGAGCCGTTCTGGGAGAGCCCGTGGGGTCCGGGCCGGCCGGGCTGGCACCTCGAGTGCTCCGCGATGTCGACCAAGTATCTCGGCCAGCCCTTCGACCTCCATGGCGGCGGCGAGGACCTGATCTTCCCGCACCACGAGAACGAGATCGCGCAGTCCGAGGGCGCGACCGGCACGCCCTTCGTGAAGCGGTGGATCCACCACGCCTTCGTCCGGATCAACGAAGAGAAGATGTCGAAGTCGCTCGGCAACTTCCTGACGATCGAGGAGATCCTGAAGCGCGTGCCGTCGGAGGCGCTGCGCTCGTTCCTGGTCTCGACGCACTACCGGAGTCCCGTCGACTTCAGCGACCAGTCGCTGCTCGACGCGCAGCGCGCGTGCGCGCGGCTCCACGAGACGCTGGCGCGGGTCGAGGAGAAGCTCGGCGGCAACGTCACCGTGCCGCGCGGCGGCGAGCGCGCGCCCGAGGTCGCGTCGTTGCCCGCGAGCGTGCGGCCCTTCCACGAGCAGTTCGTCGCGGCGATGGACGACGACTTGAACTCGGCGCGCGCCCTCGGCGTCGTCTTCGACGAGGTGCGCGAGATCAACCGGCTGCTCGACGCCGGCGCGCAGACGCCGGCGATCGCCGAGCACCACGCCAATTTCGCTCGCCTCGGCGGCGTCCTCGGCGTGCTGCGCCACCCGGCGGCGAGCTATCTCGAGGCCGAGAAGGGCCGCCATCTCGCCGGCGCCGGCATCGAGCCCGCCGAGATCGAGCGCCTGATCGCCGAGCGCGGGGCCGCGCGCAAGGCCAAGGACTTCAAACGCGGCGACGCGATCCGCGACGAGCTCCTGGCCCGCGGCGTCGTCCTGAAGGATGGAGCCGGCGGCACCACCTGGAGCGTCGTGCAAAGCTGA